In one Dehalogenimonas formicexedens genomic region, the following are encoded:
- a CDS encoding S1C family serine protease: MKNPASIAIVVVLLVANGVFAAFNLGAASTINSDQAKISDLTSANTSMQSGLASLQSSNTQAQTALAAVQAAVDKLTSQTSSAASKYGTVMNSINPVVVKINATGTGLRGFASGVLVSSNGYVLTVLHNVTGARSITVTLSTGEQFTGTLSATDTVNNLALIKLTSTRTDFPAAARGSMSTLQNGQIVISASYPLSDELHGPATFDTGIVSALRTDIPANYFIQSDADIAQGSGGGGLFTMDGKLVGIASLGIADGIYDYIPVDAAATLLTGANIT; the protein is encoded by the coding sequence ATGAAAAATCCAGCTTCAATCGCTATTGTCGTCGTACTTCTGGTTGCCAACGGCGTTTTTGCCGCTTTCAACCTTGGGGCGGCCAGCACAATTAATTCCGACCAGGCAAAGATCTCGGATTTGACCTCCGCCAATACCTCGATGCAAAGTGGCCTGGCATCCCTTCAAAGCAGCAATACCCAGGCTCAGACAGCCCTGGCGGCGGTTCAGGCGGCGGTGGACAAGCTGACCTCCCAGACGTCTTCCGCGGCCTCAAAATACGGCACGGTGATGAATTCGATTAACCCGGTCGTCGTCAAGATCAATGCCACCGGTACGGGCCTCAGGGGTTTTGCTTCCGGCGTGCTGGTAAGTTCCAACGGATACGTCCTCACCGTACTGCATAATGTCACCGGTGCCAGATCAATCACCGTCACCCTGTCTACCGGCGAACAGTTCACCGGGACGCTGAGCGCCACCGATACCGTAAACAACCTGGCGCTGATCAAACTGACTTCGACGCGAACGGATTTTCCAGCGGCAGCCCGGGGATCGATGAGCACCCTTCAGAACGGACAGATAGTGATCTCGGCCAGTTACCCCTTAAGCGATGAACTGCACGGCCCGGCGACGTTCGACACCGGGATCGTATCGGCGCTGCGTACCGACATACCGGCCAACTACTTCATCCAGAGCGATGCTGATATCGCCCAAGGCAGCGGCGGCGGCGGCCTGTTCACCATGGACGGGAAGCTGGTCGGAATCGCCTCGCTCGGCATAGCGGACGGGATTTACGATTACATCCCGGTCGATGCGGCGGCTACATTGTTAACAGGCGCTAACATCACCTAG
- a CDS encoding transposase codes for MPNSKLKIHHRRSIRLEGYDYYQPGAYFVTFCTNNRTSLFGDVVAGKMYLNELGSIVRDVIDALPSHYPSVEIGSCVVMPNHVHAIVIINQTADNRNTIQLSEVVRFAKSFSANRCNKKLGNRGTPVWQRNYFEHIIRDEQDLNTIYDYIETNPVGWADDEENPRTERKVGSTTRPYTKNA; via the coding sequence ATGCCGAATAGTAAATTAAAAATCCACCATAGACGTTCGATTCGCCTCGAAGGGTACGATTATTACCAGCCCGGGGCGTATTTTGTCACGTTTTGTACTAATAACCGAACGAGTTTATTCGGTGACGTCGTTGCCGGTAAAATGTATTTGAATGAATTGGGTAGTATTGTCCGGGATGTGATTGATGCGCTGCCTTCCCATTATCCATCGGTCGAGATAGGTTCCTGTGTTGTCATGCCCAACCACGTACACGCGATAGTTATTATCAATCAAACAGCCGATAATCGTAACACCATTCAGCTATCTGAAGTTGTAAGATTTGCCAAAAGTTTTTCGGCTAACCGATGCAATAAGAAACTCGGGAATCGTGGTACCCCGGTCTGGCAACGAAACTATTTCGAGCATATCATCCGGGACGAACAAGACCTGAACACTATTTACGATTACATCGAGACCAACCCGGTCGGTTGGGCAGATGATGAAGAGAATCCGCGGACAGAGAGAAAGGTTGGGTCAACGACCCGCCCCTACACGAAAAATGCCTGA
- a CDS encoding GIY-YIG nuclease family protein, giving the protein MDCTTSTLWQANPTKHLYIGVTNDLIRRVYEHRNDLVDGFTKKYRVHMLVHFEQCNDVTVAIWREKRLKKWNRAWKKQLIESDNPEWRDLYPELAGDVDSPL; this is encoded by the coding sequence ATGGATTGCACTACGTCTACATTATGGCAAGCCAACCCAACGAAACATCTCTACATCGGAGTGACCAATGACCTGATCCGCCGGGTTTACGAGCATCGGAATGACCTGGTCGATGGCTTCACAAAGAAGTATCGCGTACACATGCTGGTACATTTTGAACAATGCAACGACGTCACAGTGGCAATTTGGCGCGAGAAACGGTTAAAAAAGTGGAACAGGGCTTGGAAGAAACAACTCATTGAATCTGATAATCCCGAGTGGCGAGACTTGTATCCCGAACTAGCAGGTGACGTGGATTCCCCGCTATAG
- the uvrB gene encoding excinuclease ABC subunit UvrB produces the protein MPEFNLISDFGLMGDQPGAVAGLTKGLADGLKDQTLLGVTGSGKTFTMANIIARCGRPALIISHNKTLAAQLYAEFREFFPNNAVEYFVSYYDYYQPEAYVPSKDMYIEKDADINDEIDKLRHAATRSLLSRRDTIIVASVSCIYGLGEPEEYMRFVLNLEKGARYPRAEILHKLVDMQYERNDLDFSRSKFRLRGDTLELHPAYEETALRIEFFGDEIERMVRIDPLTGEMLEELKMVDIYPAKHFVTSPEKLVKAIQAIREELAQRVEQLKKEGKLLEAARLEQRTEYDIEMLEQAGYCNGVENYARHLSGRPAGSAPWTLLDYFPKDFILFVDESHMSLPQIRGMYNGDRARKEVLVDYGFRLPSAMDNRPLNFSEFRQRFEQVVYVSATPGPYEKEHSQNTVEQLVRPTGLLEPIIEVKPTEGQIDDLLYQIKLRVEKGERCLVTTLTKKLAETLSEYIAESGIKTQYLHSEVETFERVEILRDLRLGVYDVVVGINLLREGLDLPEVSLVAILDADKEGFLRSEWALIQTMGRAARHVDGRVIMYADNMTGSMERAIAEVKRRREVQEAYNAEHGITPQGIRKAIKDITERIRTAEAVVAEQSAESYKAMPLTKEDLARLIRELDTQMKKAAKIMDFERAALLRDRIVELKRELIEPEAKPRARR, from the coding sequence ATGCCTGAATTCAATCTTATTTCCGATTTTGGACTTATGGGTGATCAACCTGGGGCGGTGGCGGGGTTGACCAAGGGCCTCGCCGATGGTCTTAAGGACCAGACCCTGCTCGGCGTCACCGGCTCGGGCAAGACTTTCACTATGGCCAACATCATCGCCCGCTGCGGCCGCCCGGCGCTGATCATTTCCCACAACAAGACCCTGGCGGCCCAGCTCTACGCCGAGTTCCGGGAGTTTTTCCCCAACAACGCCGTCGAATATTTTGTCAGCTACTACGATTACTACCAGCCTGAAGCGTACGTTCCATCCAAGGATATGTACATCGAAAAAGATGCCGACATCAACGACGAGATCGACAAGCTCCGGCATGCCGCTACCAGGTCGCTCCTGTCGCGCCGGGACACCATCATCGTCGCCTCGGTTTCCTGTATCTACGGCCTCGGCGAACCTGAAGAATACATGCGCTTCGTTCTGAATCTCGAAAAAGGGGCGCGGTACCCGAGGGCAGAGATCCTGCACAAACTGGTCGATATGCAATACGAGCGAAACGACCTCGATTTTTCGCGGTCGAAGTTCCGGCTGCGGGGAGATACGCTAGAACTGCACCCGGCTTACGAGGAAACGGCTCTGCGGATCGAATTCTTCGGCGATGAGATCGAGCGCATGGTGAGGATAGATCCGCTTACCGGCGAGATGCTGGAAGAGCTCAAGATGGTGGATATCTACCCGGCCAAGCATTTCGTCACCTCGCCGGAAAAGCTTGTCAAGGCTATCCAGGCCATCCGGGAGGAGCTGGCGCAGCGGGTGGAGCAACTGAAGAAAGAAGGTAAACTCCTCGAAGCCGCCCGGTTGGAACAGCGCACCGAATACGACATTGAGATGTTGGAACAAGCCGGTTATTGCAACGGCGTGGAGAATTATGCCCGGCACCTCTCCGGCAGGCCGGCGGGTTCGGCGCCATGGACGCTGCTGGATTATTTCCCCAAGGATTTCATCCTGTTTGTCGATGAGTCCCACATGTCGCTGCCCCAGATCCGGGGCATGTACAACGGAGACCGGGCACGTAAGGAAGTCCTTGTCGATTACGGTTTCCGGCTGCCGTCGGCCATGGACAACCGGCCCTTGAACTTTTCCGAATTCCGGCAGCGTTTCGAGCAGGTGGTTTACGTCTCGGCGACGCCCGGGCCTTACGAGAAGGAACATTCTCAGAACACTGTCGAGCAACTCGTTCGGCCGACCGGACTCCTCGAACCCATTATCGAGGTGAAACCGACTGAGGGCCAGATCGACGACCTGCTGTACCAGATTAAACTGAGGGTTGAGAAGGGCGAGCGCTGTCTGGTGACCACACTGACCAAGAAACTGGCGGAGACTTTATCGGAATACATTGCCGAATCAGGGATCAAGACCCAGTACCTGCATTCAGAGGTTGAAACCTTCGAGCGGGTGGAGATACTGCGCGATCTTCGATTGGGTGTCTACGACGTGGTCGTCGGCATCAACCTTCTCCGTGAGGGCTTGGACCTTCCGGAGGTCTCTCTCGTTGCCATCCTCGATGCCGATAAGGAGGGTTTCCTCCGTTCCGAGTGGGCGCTCATCCAGACAATGGGTCGTGCTGCCCGCCACGTCGACGGCCGGGTTATCATGTACGCTGATAATATGACCGGCTCCATGGAGCGGGCCATCGCCGAGGTCAAGCGCCGGCGTGAAGTGCAGGAAGCCTACAACGCCGAGCACGGCATCACACCGCAGGGCATCCGCAAAGCCATCAAGGATATCACCGAACGAATCCGCACCGCCGAGGCGGTGGTAGCCGAGCAGTCAGCCGAGTCTTACAAAGCCATGCCTCTGACTAAGGAGGACCTGGCTCGTCTCATTCGTGAACTCGACACCCAGATGAAGAAGGCGGCCAAGATCATGGACTTCGAACGGGCGGCGCTCTTGCGCGACCGGATTGTTGAATTGAAACGTGAATTGATAGAACCGGAGGCCAAGCCCCGTGCCAGGCGATAA
- a CDS encoding universal stress protein has protein sequence MIKEVVIPLDGSAEAEITVPYGMALAQKLGAQLDFVSVDETGAADTGNLYRNYLRHLDERLKAKYPGQRAWQTRLQNGKAAEEILRFIEEHVADLVILSAHGASGRGSALVGKVANKIMTGTNKPALLIKSPPPENRPLISKILVPLDGSGIGQAALDIVSQLAPAFNAEVVLTQVVEPVRYLPSVDGMGAYTLPIDDAEIEADATTFLNRRAEALRQKGITVSTVVKTGSAAELIMNYARDNQVDLIAMSTHGLSGLTRWVFGSVTEKIVVYGTTPVLVVHPPGG, from the coding sequence ATGATCAAAGAGGTTGTAATTCCCCTCGACGGCTCGGCGGAGGCGGAAATAACCGTCCCTTACGGCATGGCGCTGGCTCAGAAACTGGGCGCTCAGCTTGATTTTGTCAGCGTCGACGAAACCGGCGCCGCCGATACCGGCAACCTGTACCGGAATTATCTCCGCCACCTCGACGAACGCTTAAAAGCCAAATATCCCGGCCAGCGAGCCTGGCAAACCCGCCTCCAGAACGGTAAAGCCGCCGAGGAAATCCTGCGGTTCATCGAGGAACACGTAGCCGACCTGGTCATCCTTTCAGCCCACGGGGCTTCGGGACGCGGCTCGGCGCTGGTAGGCAAGGTTGCCAACAAGATCATGACCGGCACCAATAAGCCGGCGCTTCTCATCAAATCTCCGCCGCCTGAGAATAGACCGCTCATCAGTAAAATCCTGGTTCCCCTCGACGGATCCGGCATTGGGCAAGCCGCCCTGGATATCGTCAGCCAGCTGGCGCCGGCCTTCAACGCCGAGGTTGTGCTTACCCAGGTTGTCGAACCCGTCCGGTACCTGCCGAGCGTTGACGGTATGGGCGCCTATACCCTCCCCATAGATGACGCCGAGATCGAAGCGGACGCCACCACCTTTTTGAACCGCCGCGCCGAAGCCCTGCGCCAAAAGGGCATCACCGTGTCTACGGTGGTCAAAACCGGGTCCGCCGCCGAACTGATCATGAATTATGCCCGGGATAACCAGGTGGACCTCATTGCCATGTCAACCCATGGCCTGTCCGGTCTGACGCGGTGGGTGTTCGGTTCTGTCACAGAAAAGATTGTCGTTTACGGTACAACCCCGGTGCTGGTGGTGCATCCGCCGGGCGGATAA
- a CDS encoding YkgJ family cysteine cluster protein yields MSGEGSFQCFCCGVCCSKYQVQMTVNEAHRIAEKLKIEWDIFENDYLDGAWPGTRTVLLRHREGHCVFLEQQPDKRVFFCRVHKFKPESCIQWNADADKKDCQEGLEKLWNLTVDAEGSFSGAPGAVEELEALLETLSKPTRR; encoded by the coding sequence GTGTCCGGTGAAGGTTCTTTCCAGTGCTTTTGCTGCGGCGTGTGCTGTTCCAAGTACCAGGTCCAGATGACGGTGAATGAAGCGCACCGCATCGCTGAAAAATTGAAAATTGAATGGGATATTTTCGAGAACGATTATCTTGACGGCGCCTGGCCGGGGACGAGGACGGTGCTGCTGCGCCACCGGGAGGGACATTGCGTTTTTCTGGAGCAACAGCCGGACAAACGGGTTTTCTTCTGCCGCGTCCACAAATTCAAGCCCGAATCCTGCATCCAATGGAACGCCGACGCCGATAAGAAAGACTGCCAGGAGGGGCTCGAAAAACTCTGGAATCTGACCGTCGACGCTGAGGGCAGTTTCTCCGGCGCGCCGGGCGCCGTGGAAGAACTCGAGGCACTCCTGGAAACACTGAGCAAACCAACTCGCCGTTGA
- a CDS encoding class I SAM-dependent methyltransferase, whose translation MTDAHFDISKAARLDNPGRIAELRIPDLLRDIGGVKTGMVCVDLGCGTGTFTLPLAGMAGDSGKVFAVDDSAEMLGILGSRNPPGNVVTIKADFIGTGLENGIADFCLTAFILHETRHPEKLLAEAYRLLKPGGILLAVEWRPDYESHGPPLNIRISAERMETMFGVAGFKMFRTAMWTEKHYYGTGAK comes from the coding sequence ATGACCGACGCCCATTTTGACATATCCAAAGCCGCCCGCCTGGATAATCCCGGCCGCATCGCAGAGTTGAGGATTCCCGATCTTCTGCGCGACATCGGCGGGGTGAAAACCGGAATGGTCTGCGTCGACCTGGGATGCGGCACCGGGACATTTACGCTGCCATTGGCCGGCATGGCCGGAGACAGTGGCAAAGTTTTTGCCGTTGATGACAGCGCTGAAATGCTGGGTATCCTTGGGTCCCGCAATCCACCGGGGAATGTGGTTACGATTAAAGCGGATTTCATCGGGACCGGCCTTGAAAACGGCATTGCGGATTTCTGCCTTACGGCGTTCATTTTGCACGAGACCAGGCATCCTGAAAAATTGCTGGCTGAAGCCTATCGGCTCCTGAAACCGGGCGGCATTTTACTGGCAGTAGAGTGGCGGCCGGATTATGAAAGCCACGGCCCGCCGCTCAATATACGAATATCTGCCGAACGAATGGAGACAATGTTCGGAGTCGCGGGTTTCAAGATGTTCCGGACTGCCATGTGGACTGAGAAACACTATTACGGGACCGGTGCAAAATAA
- a CDS encoding phospholipase D-like domain-containing protein — protein MAEFLNTQNAYAAITDIVAKAQHQLVLITPYIKMPSQLMQRLMYYDKNGGNTIIVCRKDDLKEDTLQELLNLKHLDLRYLKELHAKCFYNESCMVITSLNLHDYSQQNNYEMGILLKNDADSTLFNEAVKEANFITGSAVPHESPKTTTYKPKELSIAFIRENPTRVNHNPKPRVQITDSKKQSSTDKVIGGLAAALSGIFGPEQGHCIKCGSKIDFDPEKPYCPDCYAVWSKWKNVDYPAEFCHSCGKSHKTTMAKPLCRNCYDKL, from the coding sequence ATGGCCGAATTTCTAAACACCCAAAACGCCTATGCTGCCATTACCGATATCGTCGCGAAAGCGCAACACCAACTGGTGCTCATAACTCCTTACATTAAAATGCCTTCCCAATTGATGCAAAGGTTAATGTATTACGACAAAAATGGTGGAAATACTATCATTGTTTGCCGTAAAGACGATTTGAAGGAGGATACCTTACAAGAACTATTAAATCTTAAGCACTTAGATTTGAGGTATCTTAAAGAACTACACGCCAAGTGCTTCTACAACGAGTCTTGTATGGTGATTACCTCACTGAACCTTCATGATTATTCACAGCAAAACAACTATGAGATGGGCATTTTGCTTAAAAATGATGCTGACTCCACACTTTTCAATGAAGCGGTTAAAGAAGCGAATTTCATCACGGGCTCGGCTGTTCCCCATGAAAGCCCTAAAACCACAACATATAAACCTAAAGAATTGTCTATTGCTTTTATTCGTGAAAACCCCACTAGGGTTAATCACAATCCAAAACCCCGAGTCCAGATTACCGACTCAAAAAAGCAGAGTTCAACAGATAAAGTAATTGGTGGTTTGGCGGCTGCTTTGTCCGGGATTTTTGGTCCAGAACAAGGTCATTGCATTAAGTGTGGTAGCAAAATCGACTTTGACCCAGAGAAACCGTATTGTCCAGATTGCTACGCAGTTTGGTCTAAATGGAAAAATGTGGATTACCCTGCAGAATTTTGTCACAGTTGCGGAAAATCCCATAAGACCACAATGGCAAAACCTTTGTGCCGAAACTGCTATGATAAACTATGA